A single genomic interval of Psychroserpens sp. NJDZ02 harbors:
- a CDS encoding T9SS type A sorting domain-containing protein — MRKITLLFSLMAFAFSIQGFAQFGCDSGVVITDGFTAMGITTPGDGGEEDWNDNPTDNPICGAINTSWKDDVYLFTYTAGTTDEKITMTTFSRSPWYGLGIFTTCTGTALNDCLDTVYSSSVGAINTVTANILAGQTVFIASGTNGPPNGLDFDVSAFSAVPLASPPVNDNCEDAEVITPSITGSEVWYTGTTISNTPSGEVLDADVSCGSFGSGRDVWYTVEVPAAGDITIVTQASSGSALTDTTMSVFSGSCGAMAGTEIACDDNSGVGNFSEIVLTGQVPGAILFVRVQEHDSAVSNSANDGAFEVSAHAVESTLSNVSFETNSLFTYYPNPVNDNIILNAQKEISNVSVYNMIGQEVYKNTPNSVNNAVDMSNLESGAYFIKVTIDNVTETVKVIKN, encoded by the coding sequence ATGAGAAAAATTACTTTATTATTTTCATTAATGGCCTTCGCTTTTAGTATTCAAGGATTTGCTCAATTTGGATGTGATTCCGGTGTTGTTATTACAGATGGCTTTACGGCTATGGGAATTACGACTCCAGGAGATGGAGGTGAAGAAGATTGGAATGATAACCCTACAGATAATCCTATTTGCGGAGCCATAAATACATCTTGGAAAGATGATGTTTATCTCTTTACATACACTGCAGGAACAACGGATGAAAAAATAACAATGACAACGTTTTCAAGGAGTCCTTGGTATGGATTAGGTATTTTTACGACCTGTACGGGTACTGCTTTAAATGATTGTTTAGATACCGTTTATTCAAGTAGTGTTGGGGCAATAAATACAGTGACAGCTAATATTTTAGCAGGACAAACCGTTTTTATAGCGTCAGGAACTAATGGTCCTCCAAATGGGTTGGATTTTGATGTTTCTGCTTTTTCAGCAGTACCTTTAGCAAGCCCTCCTGTTAATGACAACTGCGAAGATGCTGAAGTAATCACTCCATCAATTACGGGGTCAGAAGTTTGGTATACAGGAACGACTATTTCAAATACGCCTTCTGGTGAGGTTTTGGATGCAGATGTATCTTGCGGTAGCTTTGGTAGTGGAAGGGATGTTTGGTATACGGTGGAAGTTCCCGCTGCTGGCGATATCACTATTGTAACACAAGCTTCTTCAGGATCAGCATTGACGGATACGACTATGTCTGTGTTTTCTGGATCTTGTGGGGCTATGGCAGGTACAGAGATAGCTTGCGATGATAATAGTGGAGTTGGTAATTTTTCTGAAATAGTACTAACAGGTCAAGTACCAGGTGCTATACTTTTTGTAAGAGTGCAAGAACATGATAGTGCAGTATCAAACAGTGCTAATGATGGGGCATTTGAAGTATCTGCTCATGCTGTAGAGTCTACGTTATCTAATGTGAGTTTTGAAACTAATTCTTTATTTACATATTATCCTAATCCGGTAAATGATAACATAATATTAAATGCTCAAAAAGAGATTTCTAATGTGTCTGTTTATAATATGATTGGACAAGAGGTTTATAAAAACACACCTAACAGTGTTAATAACGCTGTAGATATGTCAAATTTAGAATCAGGAGCTTACTTTATTAAAGTAACTATTGATAATGTAACAGAAACTGTAAAAGTGATTAAGAATTAA